TGACAACTTGAGTGGCTAGGAGAATCTGCTGTTGTTTTCCGATGAGAGTCTCAAATACATTTTGTTCTAGCATATTGTTTGTGCCAACATCATTGCAATCGATGCCACAGTAATCGTTGTTCTCCTGCGGGAAGTATTTCATAAATTACTTTGCACGTAAATGACTCATTGGCTAATTTGGGTACGGGGGTGCTCAGTCACCACTTACAAAGAGAAGGAAAAACCCCAATAGGCGATGGTCAACATTACCTTGATTTGCTGAGATTTGACAGCCGATAATGTTTCTATAGGCTGTAGACCACTGTTTTCTGCCAGTGCCATGGGGATAGCATCTAATGCATCTGCAAATGCTCTTATGGCATACTGGAGAACCCAACGTGAAAAATTTCAGCTTAGAAGATGCAAGTAACGTGAAACGAAAAGACTTAATGCTAACTTCTACAACTCACCTGCTCAACTCCGGGGTATTTGTCAGCAGCAGTTTCCACGGCAATTGAACAAGAAATCTCAGCAGATCCACCACCATACACAATGGAATTGTTACGAATCAGATTCCGTGCAACGCACAATGCATCATGAAGACTGCGTTTTGTTTCCTCTATCATCATCTTATTACCTAATACAgcataaagaaaaaatatatcatCTCGATTTCTGAACTAAAACTTACTAAAAGTAGCTAAACTAAATAAAGGTGAAAAACAATAACTTACACAATAGTATTGACATAATAGAAAAACAATAACTCACACAACAGTATTGACATAAAATATATAGAGCAGATAGCAAAAAAGAAAGAACCCACAAAAGAGGAATAAACAACCCACCACCACGGATAAATATGGTTACAGCCCTAGAATTTGCGCAGTGCTCAATGTAGATCATCCGATCTTTGGTGGTGCCAAACGCTTTTTCTCGGACCAAACCAGCCTGCCATGATAATCAATTGGAAGATAAGTATAGAGAAATGAGATGCAATAGCTTTCAAACTGAGGACCTTACAGGTGTtgtcaaaatcaagaataaagAGACAGGTAGAAGCAATTACTGTGCCTAGTTTCTCTGGTGTCAATTCCTGAAACCTTGGCACAATTCTCCCACCTGCGCCAAAGTTAAGAAACGTTGGCAATTATAAATCACAATATGACAAAAATCAACTTCGAACTAGAAGAACAGCAAAACTGAAACAAACCTGTGGCTATGGCAATTAATTCTAACTCTACACCACCAACCCATCTGACAGCAGGTAAATTTCTGTTCATTAATAAGTGGTTTGCCTCATCATCGAAACCCCATTGGCAAATGACCAAGGTAGCTCCAACATCCTGCAATCAAGTGAGTTCCATCAAGGTACGTCATGCTTTATTTTCACTTACTCAGTCCAACAAAATAAAAAGGAAAGGAGGGAGGGAGGGGATAATCAGGTAGTGTGTCTCCAGTCCTTGTACAATATGCAGGACAACATTCTCTTTATATACAAACATAGAGAAATCCCACACATTAGCTACTTCCAATGACATATTCATCAAACAATCCCAAATTAACTGAACATAGTCAGGTTACCTTGCATTTTTTAAccatatcatcaaaatactttTGCTCTTGATGACGTAATGTTTGGAATTTTTCCACACTGTCAATATCAACCTTATGCTTAGTCTTTGGCTTAGGAGGCTCAAAGGGGCAAGTCAAAATGGCAATTTTTGCATCTTCAATTTGTTTTGGCATCTGAGGGTGACTCATATCTTTGTCCACAATGATCCCATAAATTAATTCAGTGTCCTCCAACTTTCCACCGACTTTCCCTCCACTATTAATCAAGTCTAGATTGACATCCTTCCTCTCTAAATCAGCAACAGCGAGAACTGCTTTAACAGCAATCTCTGCCAAGCTACGCTTGCACCTATTCACACTGCAAAGCAAAGTTGGAAATGATACAACATAAATAATGCAGAAGCACTAGATACTTGAATCATAGCTacactaaaaaataataataaatcaaggGTTAAATTCAAAGAGCTGTATCAAAAAGTTTGGAATATATGGGCAAACAAACAACTGAAAAGCAGGGATAACGTGAGATTGGAAGATAATGATGCATCGAAACACCAAGAACACTATAAGACATACTCATAAAGAAGTATGATCCGAATTCCAAGATTTGGTATAACAAATGGCACTTACATCTTGGAGGATAAAGTTGTCATACAAGTTTGAACAAGAGGTTCTACATGATACAACATAAATAATGCAGAAGCACTAGATACTTGAATCATAGCTacactaaaaaataataataaatcaaggGTTAAATTTCAAATAGTCTACACCAGCCCCACCACCCGCTTCCCAAAATCCCATAAAATGTGAAGTAAAAGCACACaataaaagaaacaaaaacaatatacacaaaaattataaatttaatcatcTAAAATGTTGCAATGGCGAAAAATTGTTGATACTAAAATTGACTTTCTCTTGACAATGTTATCGCAGGCGTGAGATTTCAAAAGAACTTGAAGTATACAAAAATCAaagaaaattcagaaaaatgTGAAAGACGACAATAGGGATCAAAGTGAAACACTTGAGTAGATTGTAAGATACACCATGGCTCATAGATACCAGTAGTTAATTACTAGAATGAACGTGAACAGACATAAAATACATCTAGGAACTCAAAACAATCTTTGCTTCATGATTGATACTAACGTCAAGTATGATATGTAAGACTTACTGTCATACAGAGCTGTATCAAAAAGTTTGGAATATATGGGCAAATAAACAACTGAAAAGCAGGGATAACGTGAGATTGGAAGATAATGATGCATCGAAACACCAAGAACACTATAAGACATACTCATAAAGAAGTATGATCCGAATTCCAAGATTTGGTATAACAAATGGCACTTACATCTTGGAGGATAAAGTTGTCATACAAGTTTGAACAAGAGGTTCTACATGTGTCGCACTGAATTCAAATTTATGGGCAATATGCTCCAAATGTTCAAAAGCAATCCTTGAAGCCATTTCATATCCTTCTGCAATTCGTATAGGATGTATTCCACGCTCCAATAGTTTCTCAGCTTGTTCTAGAAGGGCACCAGCCATGACCACAACTCCAGTTGTTCCGTCACCAATCTCGTAGTCTTGACTTCGTGACAATTCAACCATCAGCTTAGCAATTTGGCTATCAACATCCATCTGCTCCAAGATTGTCGCACCGTCATTTGCTACATCAAATCATACAGTAAAAAAATTGAGCACTTtttatccaaaaattctcagtttACATCACATGTTCAAAAACTAAATCATGGAAGAATTTCAATTTTAGATTTTTCCTGATAGTAATAAGAGTGACTGGAATTCCTGTTCCCTTTCTACATCTCCATTTAATATGGAAGGAGACACCCATTCAGTAATTCCAAAGTATCGAGTAAAACATTTAGATGTAGCATATTTCTAGTTATAACACGGCAAAAACACCAATCGAAGTGCACTATCAAAAACTGAGATTGCTGTTGTGGTATAAAATAAGATTAGTACTTTAATCAATTTTCCTAGCACATGGAAAATATAGAGTACTCCAAGGGCCCTCAAATGCACAGTACAATCGAAAAA
This genomic interval from Primulina eburnea isolate SZY01 chromosome 16, ASM2296580v1, whole genome shotgun sequence contains the following:
- the LOC140816554 gene encoding T-complex protein 1 subunit epsilon — translated: MALAFDEFGRPFIILREQDQKTRLRGIDAQKSNIASGKAVARILRTSLGPKGMDKMLQGPDGDVTITNDGATILEQMDVDSQIAKLMVELSRSQDYEIGDGTTGVVVMAGALLEQAEKLLERGIHPIRIAEGYEMASRIAFEHLEHIAHKFEFSATHVEPLVQTCMTTLSSKIVNRCKRSLAEIAVKAVLAVADLERKDVNLDLINSGGKVGGKLEDTELIYGIIVDKDMSHPQMPKQIEDAKIAILTCPFEPPKPKTKHKVDIDSVEKFQTLRHQEQKYFDDMVKKCKDVGATLVICQWGFDDEANHLLMNRNLPAVRWVGGVELELIAIATGGRIVPRFQELTPEKLGTAGLVREKAFGTTKDRMIYIEHCANSRAVTIFIRGGNKMMIEETKRSLHDALCVARNLIRNNSIVYGGGSAEISCSIAVETAADKYPGVEQYAIRAFADALDAIPMALAENSGLQPIETLSAVKSQQIKENNDYCGIDCNDVGTNNMLEQNVFETLIGKQQQILLATQVVKMILKIDDVISPSDY